The genomic region AGCCGCCGTCGGTGTTGAAGGTCGAGTTGTCGAAAGGCACCCCGTCCACGACGAACAGCGGCTGGTTGTTATTCGACAGCGAGGAGTTTCCCCGGATGGTGATGTTGGTACCCCCCCCGGCGGCGCCGCCTGCGCCCTGGATATTTACCCCGGCCACTTTGCCCGATAACGAACGCAGCGGGTCCGGCTCCGAAATCTGGGAGAGCTTCGAACTGCTGATGGTCGAGACGGAATACCCCAGGGCCTTCTTCTCCCGGGCAATCCCCACGGCGGTCACCACCACTTCCGAAAGCTGACGGGTGTCGGCCTTCAGGACGATGCTGATGCTGCTGCGGTTATCGATGGAAACCTCCTGGGCCTGAAAGCCAATCGAAGAAAAAATGAGCGTTTTCGCGTCGGGCGGGGCCGTGAGCTGGTAGGCACCGTCAGGTCCGGTAATGACCCCCATTGTGCTGCCTTTCACGGTCACCGAGACACCCGGCAGCACGGCATTGTCTTCGGCGGAGGAGACTTTTCCCGAGATGCTTCGGGTCTGTCCGAACAGGAGCGCTGGCACCAGCCACAACCCCGTCAGGAGAAGTAAAAGTTGCTTCATGAAACAGTAGGTTAGTTAAAGTACATGTGGTTTAGTTTTTAAGCAGTTTTTCTTAGAAAACACTCAAAAGCTACAAAACAGGTTTCAATTTGATGCTGTATTGTATAAAATATTACAGAAGTTCCCCAATTAAGTATAAAATGTAAGACTATGGATCGTATGGGAAAATATTTATGCTGTAATCGGACAAAGTGGTTGTCAGACATGCGGGGCCGATCCCGGAAAAAAGCAGGTATTTTCCCGGATGTAAAAAGGAATGGGGACAGGCCGGTTCACGAAGCCCACAGAAAGGGCAGGGCGTTGGCGGTACAGCAGGAAAACTCTTGGCCTCAAAGCGGTTGGCGGGCGATCCGGCAAAACAGCCCGGCCCTCCCGGCGGTTGTCTGAAAAAAGAGAACCGATGAGCACACCAAGCAGAAACAGCGCCTGGCTATGGGCGCTGGCCGGAGCCGGGGTCGTCTGGACCGCCCGCATGCTGGCCCAACAGAAAAGAAAGATGGATTTTCGGGGCAAAACCGTCGCTATCACCGGCGGCTCCCGCGGACTTGGGCTGGTGATGGCCCGGCTGCTGGCCGAAGAAGGAGCCCGCGTGGCCATCTGCGCCCGCGATGGAGAAGAGCTGGAACGGGCCGAAGAGGACCTGCTGAGTCGCACCAACGCCGTGTTCACCTTCCCTTGTGACATTACGAAAAAAGAAGACGCCGAAGCGTTCATGGCGGCCACCCGGGAAGAGTTTGGGCCCATCGACCTGCTGATCAACAACGCGGGCACCATCGCCGTGGCTCCCTACGAACACATGACGGAAGCGGATTTTCAGGAATCGCTGAACCTGCATTTCTGGGCCTGTTACCACACCATCAACGCCGTGCTGCCCGAGATGCGCGAACGCCGTTCGGGTCGGATCGTCAACGTAGCGTCTTTTGGCGGGAAAGTGCCCGTGCCGCACCTGCTTCCGTACGTGACGGGTAAATTTACGCTGGTCGGTTTCTCGGAAGGACTCCGGGCGGAGGTGGCCAAAGATGGGGTTTACGTCACCACGGTCTGCCCGGGCCTTATCCGCACCGGCAGTCCGCTGAACGCCTTTTTCAAAGGACAGAACGAAAAGGAATACGCCTGGTTCAAGATCGGGGATTCGATGCCATTCCTGTCCGTGAGCGCCGAACACTGCGCCCGTGAGATCATCGAAGCGGGCCGGTACGGCAAAGCGGAAGTCATTATTTCCCTGCCTGCCAAACTGGCCGCGATGTTCCACGGGTTGTTCCCCGGCCTGAGCACCGATATCCTGACGCTGGTCAACGGCGCCCTGCCCGCGCCCGGCGGCGTCGGGTCGGTCCTCGTCCGGGGCCGAAACAGCGAATCCAGCCTCACGCAGTCTAAGCTAACCGTTTTGACGGATGAGGCGGCGGGGAGGAATAATGAGTGACTGAATTTTGAATGATTGAGTGACCGAATGACTGAATGACTGATAGGTTGAATGAGCGGTCCGTTGCGGTGAGTGAGTGAATGATTGAATTTTGAATGAACGGACTGCTCTCGTCGCGTAGCGACCCAATGTTGATAGGAACGAGCCGTTGGCATTGTCTCTTTCCGTCGCGTAGCGACCGAACATCGTTGTCCCGGTCCGGTCGCTACGCAAAGGTGATTAACAAAAAGGCCCCAAGCTCTGCAGTGCGCCAGTCTCAGTCATAGCGGCGGCGGACCGCTTAGTCATTCAGTCACTCACTTATTCGGTAATTCAATCATTCAACCATTACCGCGGCGGTGGACCGCTCAATCTATCAATCGATCATTCAAAATTCAATCTTTCCGACTCGGCGACAGCACTTCTCCCGCGAGTTTCCAGTCTTCTTTGCCTTCCTGCGTCCAGACGCGGAGGTAGCTGCCGTTCTGCGCGCCGGTATAGGTTCCGTACACGAAGCCCATGCCGCCGCCCGCCGCGACCCGGCCGCCCTGGGGCGTGAACCGGTAGGCTTCCGTTTTCACCATCGCCCCGGTCAGGTAGCCCGGTGCTTTACCTTCCCGTAGAAAGCGTGTTTGGGTCAATACGGCGTTATAGGTTTTCTCCGCCCCTTTCTTTTCGATGGTCCGGCCGAAGGCCGCATCCAGTTCCATCAGTTGGGAGGGGGTGATGCGCCGGGTTCCTTTTTGCAGCCACATATACAGGGCGGTCTTCGGAGGAATAGGGCCTTCAGGCTGCGGATGCGAAACGCCGACGTCGGTGGCAAATTTGTACTCCCCGTCGGCCTGCCGCTCCCAGACGGTGAAGAAACTGCCGAAGGCGACCCGCCTGCCTTCGGCCTCGATGGTCCACGGTCCGGTCGAGATGCCCATATCGCCGACGGCCGTCACCCGGACAAAAGCCGGACCCCAGATCAGTTTCGCCGGATTGTCGGGGCGGTTTTCGTACAGCGGCCGGGCCAGCACCGGCTTACCGTTGACGTACATAATGGCCGAGTCCGCCATGTAGGCCAGAAAAGCGGCTTTGGCTCCTTTGTCGAGGGCCATCTGCGCAAACGCCCGCTCCGCCTGCGTCACCGCCTCGACAGGCTTTTGGGCAAGGGCAGGGAAGGAAAGGAGGAGTAGGATAAGGTGTTTCATGGGGTGAAAGAAAGAGTGGAAAGGGTTATTTCGCAAAGTTTATCAAAGGACATCAAAGTTTATCAAAGAATTTCTTCCCCGCTCTGTTCCTCCCCCTCGTCCCTTTCCTTCCCTTTTTCACATCTTTATGCGATTGCCCTGCGCTGCCATCATTCGCAACTTTGTCCCATCAAAAACAACAAAGACGAATGAACAAGCTGTACGCTTCGCGCCGGGCGGGAATGACCGCCCTCTTTTTCGGCCTGCTGTCCGCTGCCCTCGCGCAGACGCCCGGCGGGACCGTTTCCGGGGAGGTGAAAGACGCCGCCGGAGGCCCCCTCGAATTCGCCACGCTGCTGCTCGTCCGCGCCACCGACTCCACGCTCGTAAAAGGAGAGGTCAGCGACGCGGCCGGAGTCTATCGCATCGACGGGGTAGGGGCCGGACAGTACCGCATCGCGGCGACGCTCGTCGGTTACCGGAAGACGTTCTCCGAACCGTTTACGCTCACCGCCGAAAAACCCGGCTATACCGTACCTGTGCTGACGGTAGCGCAGGAGTCCCGGACGCTGGGCGAAGTGAAGGTTACGGCCAAAAAACCGTTCATCGAACAGCATCCCGATAAAACCGTCGTGAACGTCGAAAACAGCATTGTGGCGACGGGCGGGACGGCTCTGGAAGTGCTGGAAAAAGCCCCCGGCGTGGTGGTCGATCAGCAGAACGACGTGCTGAAGCTGAAAGGCCAGCAGGGCGTGCTGGTGATGATCGACGGCAAACCAAGCTACCTCTCCGCCGCCGAAGTGATGAACCTGCTCCGCAACACGCCCAGCAGCAGCGTCCAGAGCATCGAACTCATCACCAAGCCCTCGTCCAGATACGACGCGGCGGGCAACTCGGGCATCATCAACATTCGCCTCAAACGCAACAACACGCCCGGCGGGACGAATGGCTCGTTCACCCTGGGCGGCGGCTACGGGCGTTATCCCAAAGCCACCACGGGCCTGACCCTGAACCACCGTTCCGGCAACCTGAGCCTGTTTGGCAGCTATAATTACGATTTCCGCAAAGGCTGGGGCAGCATCGACGTCCTGCGCTGGCTCGGCAAAGGTACCGACACGACCTTTACCGTCCGTAACCTCGGCTACCGGCCCAATGAGGCCCGGAGCCATGTCTTCAAGGCCGGGGCGGATTACGCATTCGGTAGCCGCACTTCGCTGGGACTGATGGTCAACGGGACGCTGGCCGACAACCGGGCGCAGATCAACAACTCCAACCTGGTCTACAGTCCACAGGGAACGCTTCAGAGCAGCACCACCTTCATCAATACCTCCAGCCGGAATACCGAACGCTTCGTCGCCAACGTCAACTTCCGGCATCAGTTCGACAGCACCGGCCGGGTCGGCGGACCGCGGGAACTCACCCTCGACGCCGACTATTCCCGCGTGAACATCGATCCCTACGACCTCATGACCACCCGGCAATACAGCGCCGGAGGAGAGCCGGTGGGCCAGCCGCTGCTCCAGCGCAATACGTCCCCCTCGGAAGTGACCGTCCGCGCCGCCAAACTCGATTACGTTCACCCCTTTGGCAAGGACGCCAAACTGGAAGCGGGCTGGAAAAGCAGCTACGTCACCACCGACAACAACGTCCTGTTTGAAAATCAAAATGCCGGAGGCTGGACGGGCGACCCCCGCCGCTCGAACCACTTCATCTACGACGAAACCATCCACGCCGCCTACGTCAACGGCAACCGGACCCTCGGCCCGTGGACGGTGCAGGCCGGTCTGCGCCTGGAAGCGACCGACTCCCGGGGCAATTCGATCACGATGAACCGGATCGTGGACCGGCAGTACGTGAACCTCTTCCCGAGCCTGTTCGTGACGCGCAACCTCGGCAAGGACCACCAGCTTCGGTATTCGTACAGCCGCCGCATCGACCGGCCCAGCTATTTCGACCTGAACCCGTTCATCTACGTCATGGACGTGTACACCTACCGCGAGGGCAACCCATTTCTGAAACCGCAGTACACCAACGCCTTCGAACTGGCTTATACCTATAAGGGCGAATCGACCGTCAGCCTCAGCTACAACCGCACCACCGACGTCATCACGCAGGGGCTGGAACAGCTGGGCGAGCAGATGCGGCAGACGACCGTCAACCTCGGCCTCGTGCACAACTACAACCTGAGCCTGCAATTCCCGCTGACGATCACGAGCTGGTGGAATGCCCGGCAGTCGGTGGACGTATCGACGAACATCTACAACGCCACCTACCTGGGCGAGCGCCTCGACCGCTGGGGACTGGGGGCCAACTTTACGACCAACCACAGCTTCGTGCTGCCCCACGGCCTCACCGCCGAACTCTCGGCCTTTTACAACACCCCCTTCACCGACGGCATGTTCCGCGGACGCGGCTT from Tellurirhabdus rosea harbors:
- a CDS encoding SDR family NAD(P)-dependent oxidoreductase; the protein is MSTPSRNSAWLWALAGAGVVWTARMLAQQKRKMDFRGKTVAITGGSRGLGLVMARLLAEEGARVAICARDGEELERAEEDLLSRTNAVFTFPCDITKKEDAEAFMAATREEFGPIDLLINNAGTIAVAPYEHMTEADFQESLNLHFWACYHTINAVLPEMRERRSGRIVNVASFGGKVPVPHLLPYVTGKFTLVGFSEGLRAEVAKDGVYVTTVCPGLIRTGSPLNAFFKGQNEKEYAWFKIGDSMPFLSVSAEHCAREIIEAGRYGKAEVIISLPAKLAAMFHGLFPGLSTDILTLVNGALPAPGGVGSVLVRGRNSESSLTQSKLTVLTDEAAGRNNE
- a CDS encoding YybH family protein, encoding MKHLILLLLSFPALAQKPVEAVTQAERAFAQMALDKGAKAAFLAYMADSAIMYVNGKPVLARPLYENRPDNPAKLIWGPAFVRVTAVGDMGISTGPWTIEAEGRRVAFGSFFTVWERQADGEYKFATDVGVSHPQPEGPIPPKTALYMWLQKGTRRITPSQLMELDAAFGRTIEKKGAEKTYNAVLTQTRFLREGKAPGYLTGAMVKTEAYRFTPQGGRVAAGGGMGFVYGTYTGAQNGSYLRVWTQEGKEDWKLAGEVLSPSRKD
- a CDS encoding TonB dependent receptor codes for the protein MNKLYASRRAGMTALFFGLLSAALAQTPGGTVSGEVKDAAGGPLEFATLLLVRATDSTLVKGEVSDAAGVYRIDGVGAGQYRIAATLVGYRKTFSEPFTLTAEKPGYTVPVLTVAQESRTLGEVKVTAKKPFIEQHPDKTVVNVENSIVATGGTALEVLEKAPGVVVDQQNDVLKLKGQQGVLVMIDGKPSYLSAAEVMNLLRNTPSSSVQSIELITKPSSRYDAAGNSGIINIRLKRNNTPGGTNGSFTLGGGYGRYPKATTGLTLNHRSGNLSLFGSYNYDFRKGWGSIDVLRWLGKGTDTTFTVRNLGYRPNEARSHVFKAGADYAFGSRTSLGLMVNGTLADNRAQINNSNLVYSPQGTLQSSTTFINTSSRNTERFVANVNFRHQFDSTGRVGGPRELTLDADYSRVNIDPYDLMTTRQYSAGGEPVGQPLLQRNTSPSEVTVRAAKLDYVHPFGKDAKLEAGWKSSYVTTDNNVLFENQNAGGWTGDPRRSNHFIYDETIHAAYVNGNRTLGPWTVQAGLRLEATDSRGNSITMNRIVDRQYVNLFPSLFVTRNLGKDHQLRYSYSRRIDRPSYFDLNPFIYVMDVYTYREGNPFLKPQYTNAFELAYTYKGESTVSLSYNRTTDVITQGLEQLGEQMRQTTVNLGLVHNYNLSLQFPLTITSWWNARQSVDVSTNIYNATYLGERLDRWGLGANFTTNHSFVLPHGLTAELSAFYNTPFTDGMFRGRGFGQFDFGAQKSLWNKRGTLRLNVTDPLLLNKFRGEVENALTHMRFTNRRESRTLRLTFTWNFGNSKIKVRQRKSGSEEEQRRIQ